A genome region from Gouania willdenowi chromosome 9, fGouWil2.1, whole genome shotgun sequence includes the following:
- the LOC114470385 gene encoding kinesin-like protein KIF2A isoform X2 encodes MRMAACFGKIVVGTYVEIKRSDGRIHQAMVTSLNDDNESVTVEWIENDDTKGKEIDLMSVFGLNPDVAPDEEMAPSPETPPPPTPICGKVSKIAKNRRTMAPVKNDTPMRENRGIPTRSRLPQPPQPEPAPNPPVQHSTQLTQAQTQQQLQNARRKSNCVKEVEKLQEKRERRRLQQQEIREKRAQEVDTTIPNFEILNMIREFRANLDYRPLSTADLIEEHRICVCVRKRPLNKKELAIKDLDVITIPSKDVVMVHEPKQKVDLTRFLENQTFRFDYAFDDTSNNEMVYRFTAGPLVETIFEGGMATCFAYGQTGSGKTHTMGGDFSGKNQDCSKGIYALAARDVFLMLKKPKYRKFDLQVYATFFEIYSGKVFDLLNGKMKLKVLEDGKQQVNVVGLREKEVKCKEDVLKLIERGNSCRTSGKTSANAHSSRSHAVFQIILRRNEKMHGKFSLVDLAGNERGADTSSADRQTRLEGAEINKSLLALKECIRALGRNQAHCPFRASKLTQVLRDSFIGENSRTCMIATISPGMTCCENTLNTLRYANRVKEFGISPSDIPFFQGGQGSCPDHSPTNTLEYDDFAATSPSRVKELIVDSNQVIEEGRIHIHAVNHLEHLDEQWMSMSPQRDDLKLLCEQNEEEVSPQLLTFHEAVSQLVEMEDQVVEDHRAVFQESFRWLEDEKTLLEMTEEVDYDVESYATQLEQILDQKIEILTELRDKVKSFRSTMQKEEQASKQIHLKRPRVL; translated from the exons ATGAGAATGGCGGCTTGTTTTGGGAAGATCGTCGTCGGAACTTATGTGGAGATAAAGCGCAGTGATG GACGTATACACCAGGCAATGGTGACCTCACTGAATGATGATAACGAAAGTGTCACAGTGGAATGGATAGAGAACGACGACACAAAAGGGAAAGAG ATTGACTTGATGAGTGTGTTTGGGCTTAATCCAGACGTAGCACCCGATGAGGAGATGGCTCCTAGTCCAGAGACTCCACCTCCTCCTACACCCATATGTGGGAAAGTTAGCAAAATTGCAAAG AACCGACGGACGATGGCTCCTGTGAAGAATGATACACCCATGAGGGAAAACAGAG gtaTTCCAACCCGCTCCAGACTTCCTCAGCCACCACAGCCAGAACCTGCTCCAAATCCTCCAGTACAACATTCTACACAGCTCACTCAAGCCCAGACACAACAGCAACTACAGAACG CGAGGAGGAAGTCCAACTGTGTCAAAGAGGTGGAAAAACTCcaagaaaaaagagagagacgCCGACTCCAGCAGCAGGAGATCAGAGAGAAACGAGCACAG GAGGTGGACACCACCATTCCAAACTTTGAGATTCTGAACATGATCCGAGAGTTTCGAGCCAATCTGGACTACCGGCCTCTGTCCACAGCGGACCTA attGAGGAGCACAGAATATGTGTTTGCGTGAGGAAACGCCCACTCAACAAAAAAG AGTTGGCAATAAAGGATTTGGATGTGATCACCATTCCCAGCAAAGACGTGGTGATGGTTCACGAACCCAAACAGAAAGTGGACCTCACCCGCTTCCTGGAGAACCAGACGTTCCGCTTCGACTACGCCTTTGATGACACCTCCAATAATGAGATGGTTTACAG GTTCACTGCCGGACCGTTAGTGGAAACCATTTTTGAGGGAGGCATGGCCACATGCTTTGCGTACggacaaacaggaagtggaaaaaCACAC ACAATGGGAGGAGATTTTTCTGGAAAGAACCAGGACTGCTCCAAAGGAATTTATGCTTTAGCTG CTCGAGACGTTTTTCTAATGCTAAAGAAGCCGAAATACAGAAAGTTTGACCTCCAGGTTTATGCAACTTTTTTTGAAATCTACAGTGGAAAG GTTTTTGATTtgctaaatggtaaaatgaagCTAAAGGTGCTGGAGGACGGGAAACAGCAGGTCAACGTGGTTGGTCTTCGGGAGAAGGAAGTGAAATGTAAAGAGGATGTCCTGAAACTCATCGAACGGGGCAACAGCTGCAG AACATCGGGAAAGACTTCAGCAAACGCACACTCGTCACGCAGCCACGCTGTGTTTCAGATCATTCTGCGGCGCAATGAGAAGATGCACGGGAAGTTCTCCCTCGTAGATCTAGCTGGGAATGAAAGAGGCGCTGACACATCAAGCGCTGACCGCCAGACCCGATTGGAAGGAGCAGAGATCAACAAAAGCCTGCTGGCCCTGAAA GAGTGTATCAGAGCTCTGGGCAGGAACCAAGCACATTGTCCCTTCAGGGCCAGTAAGCTCACCCAGGTCCTCAGAGACTCCTTCATTGGGGAGAACTCACGCACATGCATG ATTGCAACAATCTCACCTGGAATGACTTGCTGTGAGAACACACTGAACACGCTCCGTTACGCCAACAG AGTGAAGGAGTTTGGGATTAGTCCGTCAGACATCCCCTTCTTCCAGGGCGGTCAGGGAAGCTGCCCTGATCACTCGCCCACCAATACCTTAGAGTACGATGACTTTGCTGCTACTTCTCCCAGCAG GGTGAAGGAGCTGATTGTGGATTCAAACCAAGTGATAGAGGAAGGACGGATCCACATTCACGCTGTCAATCATCTGGAGCATCTGGACGAACAGTGGATGAGCATGTCTCCACAGAGGGATGATCTCAAACTGCTCTGTGAACAGAAT GAGGAAGAAGTATCACCTCAGCTCCTCACCTTCCACGAGGCTGTGTCTCAGTTGGTGGAGATGGAGGACCAAGTAGTGGAAGACCACAGAGCTGTTTTTCAG GAGTCTTTCCGGTGGCTGGAAGATGAGAAGACACTCCTCGAAATGACAGAGGAGGTGGATTATGACGTTGAGTCCTACGCTACACAACTGGAGCAGATTTTAGACCAGAAGATAGAAATCCTCACTGAACTACGGG ACAAAGTGAAGTCATTCCGCTCTACGATGCAGAAAGAGGAACAGGCCAGTAAGCAAATCCACCTCAAGAGGCCACGTGTGCTCTAG
- the LOC114470385 gene encoding kinesin-like protein KIF2A isoform X1, whose protein sequence is MRMAACFGKIVVGTYVEIKRSDGRIHQAMVTSLNDDNESVTVEWIENDDTKGKEIDLMSVFGLNPDVAPDEEMAPSPETPPPPTPICGKVSKIAKNRRTMAPVKNDTPMRENRGIPTRSRLPQPPQPEPAPNPPVQHSTQLTQAQTQQQLQNEFLLHAISRKESGQLSRRKSNCVKEVEKLQEKRERRRLQQQEIREKRAQEVDTTIPNFEILNMIREFRANLDYRPLSTADLIEEHRICVCVRKRPLNKKELAIKDLDVITIPSKDVVMVHEPKQKVDLTRFLENQTFRFDYAFDDTSNNEMVYRFTAGPLVETIFEGGMATCFAYGQTGSGKTHTMGGDFSGKNQDCSKGIYALAARDVFLMLKKPKYRKFDLQVYATFFEIYSGKVFDLLNGKMKLKVLEDGKQQVNVVGLREKEVKCKEDVLKLIERGNSCRTSGKTSANAHSSRSHAVFQIILRRNEKMHGKFSLVDLAGNERGADTSSADRQTRLEGAEINKSLLALKECIRALGRNQAHCPFRASKLTQVLRDSFIGENSRTCMIATISPGMTCCENTLNTLRYANRVKEFGISPSDIPFFQGGQGSCPDHSPTNTLEYDDFAATSPSRVKELIVDSNQVIEEGRIHIHAVNHLEHLDEQWMSMSPQRDDLKLLCEQNEEEVSPQLLTFHEAVSQLVEMEDQVVEDHRAVFQESFRWLEDEKTLLEMTEEVDYDVESYATQLEQILDQKIEILTELRDKVKSFRSTMQKEEQASKQIHLKRPRVL, encoded by the exons ATGAGAATGGCGGCTTGTTTTGGGAAGATCGTCGTCGGAACTTATGTGGAGATAAAGCGCAGTGATG GACGTATACACCAGGCAATGGTGACCTCACTGAATGATGATAACGAAAGTGTCACAGTGGAATGGATAGAGAACGACGACACAAAAGGGAAAGAG ATTGACTTGATGAGTGTGTTTGGGCTTAATCCAGACGTAGCACCCGATGAGGAGATGGCTCCTAGTCCAGAGACTCCACCTCCTCCTACACCCATATGTGGGAAAGTTAGCAAAATTGCAAAG AACCGACGGACGATGGCTCCTGTGAAGAATGATACACCCATGAGGGAAAACAGAG gtaTTCCAACCCGCTCCAGACTTCCTCAGCCACCACAGCCAGAACCTGCTCCAAATCCTCCAGTACAACATTCTACACAGCTCACTCAAGCCCAGACACAACAGCAACTACAGAACG AATTCTTACTTCACGCAATTTCCAGAAAGGAATCTGGACAGCTTT CGAGGAGGAAGTCCAACTGTGTCAAAGAGGTGGAAAAACTCcaagaaaaaagagagagacgCCGACTCCAGCAGCAGGAGATCAGAGAGAAACGAGCACAG GAGGTGGACACCACCATTCCAAACTTTGAGATTCTGAACATGATCCGAGAGTTTCGAGCCAATCTGGACTACCGGCCTCTGTCCACAGCGGACCTA attGAGGAGCACAGAATATGTGTTTGCGTGAGGAAACGCCCACTCAACAAAAAAG AGTTGGCAATAAAGGATTTGGATGTGATCACCATTCCCAGCAAAGACGTGGTGATGGTTCACGAACCCAAACAGAAAGTGGACCTCACCCGCTTCCTGGAGAACCAGACGTTCCGCTTCGACTACGCCTTTGATGACACCTCCAATAATGAGATGGTTTACAG GTTCACTGCCGGACCGTTAGTGGAAACCATTTTTGAGGGAGGCATGGCCACATGCTTTGCGTACggacaaacaggaagtggaaaaaCACAC ACAATGGGAGGAGATTTTTCTGGAAAGAACCAGGACTGCTCCAAAGGAATTTATGCTTTAGCTG CTCGAGACGTTTTTCTAATGCTAAAGAAGCCGAAATACAGAAAGTTTGACCTCCAGGTTTATGCAACTTTTTTTGAAATCTACAGTGGAAAG GTTTTTGATTtgctaaatggtaaaatgaagCTAAAGGTGCTGGAGGACGGGAAACAGCAGGTCAACGTGGTTGGTCTTCGGGAGAAGGAAGTGAAATGTAAAGAGGATGTCCTGAAACTCATCGAACGGGGCAACAGCTGCAG AACATCGGGAAAGACTTCAGCAAACGCACACTCGTCACGCAGCCACGCTGTGTTTCAGATCATTCTGCGGCGCAATGAGAAGATGCACGGGAAGTTCTCCCTCGTAGATCTAGCTGGGAATGAAAGAGGCGCTGACACATCAAGCGCTGACCGCCAGACCCGATTGGAAGGAGCAGAGATCAACAAAAGCCTGCTGGCCCTGAAA GAGTGTATCAGAGCTCTGGGCAGGAACCAAGCACATTGTCCCTTCAGGGCCAGTAAGCTCACCCAGGTCCTCAGAGACTCCTTCATTGGGGAGAACTCACGCACATGCATG ATTGCAACAATCTCACCTGGAATGACTTGCTGTGAGAACACACTGAACACGCTCCGTTACGCCAACAG AGTGAAGGAGTTTGGGATTAGTCCGTCAGACATCCCCTTCTTCCAGGGCGGTCAGGGAAGCTGCCCTGATCACTCGCCCACCAATACCTTAGAGTACGATGACTTTGCTGCTACTTCTCCCAGCAG GGTGAAGGAGCTGATTGTGGATTCAAACCAAGTGATAGAGGAAGGACGGATCCACATTCACGCTGTCAATCATCTGGAGCATCTGGACGAACAGTGGATGAGCATGTCTCCACAGAGGGATGATCTCAAACTGCTCTGTGAACAGAAT GAGGAAGAAGTATCACCTCAGCTCCTCACCTTCCACGAGGCTGTGTCTCAGTTGGTGGAGATGGAGGACCAAGTAGTGGAAGACCACAGAGCTGTTTTTCAG GAGTCTTTCCGGTGGCTGGAAGATGAGAAGACACTCCTCGAAATGACAGAGGAGGTGGATTATGACGTTGAGTCCTACGCTACACAACTGGAGCAGATTTTAGACCAGAAGATAGAAATCCTCACTGAACTACGGG ACAAAGTGAAGTCATTCCGCTCTACGATGCAGAAAGAGGAACAGGCCAGTAAGCAAATCCACCTCAAGAGGCCACGTGTGCTCTAG
- the LOC114470385 gene encoding kinesin-like protein KIF2A isoform X3: MRMAACFGKIVVGTYVEIKRSDGRIHQAMVTSLNDDNESVTVEWIENDDTKGKEIDLMSVFGLNPDVAPDEEMAPSPETPPPPTPICGKVSKIAKNRRTMAPVKNDTPMRENRGIPTRSRLPQPPQPEPAPNPPVQHSTQLTQAQTQQQLQNEFLLHAISRKESGQLSRRKSNCVKEVEKLQEKRERRRLQQQEIREKRAQEVDTTIPNFEILNMIREFRANLDYRPLSTADLIEEHRICVCVRKRPLNKKELAIKDLDVITIPSKDVVMVHEPKQKVDLTRFLENQTFRFDYAFDDTSNNEMVYRFTAGPLVETIFEGGMATCFAYGQTGSGKTHTMGGDFSGKNQDCSKGIYALAARDVFLMLKKPKYRKFDLQVYATFFEIYSGKVFDLLNGKMKLKVLEDGKQQVNVVGLREKEVKCKEDVLKLIERGNSCRTSGKTSANAHSSRSHAVFQIILRRNEKMHGKFSLVDLAGNERGADTSSADRQTRLEGAEINKSLLALKECIRALGRNQAHCPFRASKLTQVLRDSFIGENSRTCMIATISPGMTCCENTLNTLRYANRVKELIVDSNQVIEEGRIHIHAVNHLEHLDEQWMSMSPQRDDLKLLCEQNEEEVSPQLLTFHEAVSQLVEMEDQVVEDHRAVFQESFRWLEDEKTLLEMTEEVDYDVESYATQLEQILDQKIEILTELRDKVKSFRSTMQKEEQASKQIHLKRPRVL, from the exons ATGAGAATGGCGGCTTGTTTTGGGAAGATCGTCGTCGGAACTTATGTGGAGATAAAGCGCAGTGATG GACGTATACACCAGGCAATGGTGACCTCACTGAATGATGATAACGAAAGTGTCACAGTGGAATGGATAGAGAACGACGACACAAAAGGGAAAGAG ATTGACTTGATGAGTGTGTTTGGGCTTAATCCAGACGTAGCACCCGATGAGGAGATGGCTCCTAGTCCAGAGACTCCACCTCCTCCTACACCCATATGTGGGAAAGTTAGCAAAATTGCAAAG AACCGACGGACGATGGCTCCTGTGAAGAATGATACACCCATGAGGGAAAACAGAG gtaTTCCAACCCGCTCCAGACTTCCTCAGCCACCACAGCCAGAACCTGCTCCAAATCCTCCAGTACAACATTCTACACAGCTCACTCAAGCCCAGACACAACAGCAACTACAGAACG AATTCTTACTTCACGCAATTTCCAGAAAGGAATCTGGACAGCTTT CGAGGAGGAAGTCCAACTGTGTCAAAGAGGTGGAAAAACTCcaagaaaaaagagagagacgCCGACTCCAGCAGCAGGAGATCAGAGAGAAACGAGCACAG GAGGTGGACACCACCATTCCAAACTTTGAGATTCTGAACATGATCCGAGAGTTTCGAGCCAATCTGGACTACCGGCCTCTGTCCACAGCGGACCTA attGAGGAGCACAGAATATGTGTTTGCGTGAGGAAACGCCCACTCAACAAAAAAG AGTTGGCAATAAAGGATTTGGATGTGATCACCATTCCCAGCAAAGACGTGGTGATGGTTCACGAACCCAAACAGAAAGTGGACCTCACCCGCTTCCTGGAGAACCAGACGTTCCGCTTCGACTACGCCTTTGATGACACCTCCAATAATGAGATGGTTTACAG GTTCACTGCCGGACCGTTAGTGGAAACCATTTTTGAGGGAGGCATGGCCACATGCTTTGCGTACggacaaacaggaagtggaaaaaCACAC ACAATGGGAGGAGATTTTTCTGGAAAGAACCAGGACTGCTCCAAAGGAATTTATGCTTTAGCTG CTCGAGACGTTTTTCTAATGCTAAAGAAGCCGAAATACAGAAAGTTTGACCTCCAGGTTTATGCAACTTTTTTTGAAATCTACAGTGGAAAG GTTTTTGATTtgctaaatggtaaaatgaagCTAAAGGTGCTGGAGGACGGGAAACAGCAGGTCAACGTGGTTGGTCTTCGGGAGAAGGAAGTGAAATGTAAAGAGGATGTCCTGAAACTCATCGAACGGGGCAACAGCTGCAG AACATCGGGAAAGACTTCAGCAAACGCACACTCGTCACGCAGCCACGCTGTGTTTCAGATCATTCTGCGGCGCAATGAGAAGATGCACGGGAAGTTCTCCCTCGTAGATCTAGCTGGGAATGAAAGAGGCGCTGACACATCAAGCGCTGACCGCCAGACCCGATTGGAAGGAGCAGAGATCAACAAAAGCCTGCTGGCCCTGAAA GAGTGTATCAGAGCTCTGGGCAGGAACCAAGCACATTGTCCCTTCAGGGCCAGTAAGCTCACCCAGGTCCTCAGAGACTCCTTCATTGGGGAGAACTCACGCACATGCATG ATTGCAACAATCTCACCTGGAATGACTTGCTGTGAGAACACACTGAACACGCTCCGTTACGCCAACAG GGTGAAGGAGCTGATTGTGGATTCAAACCAAGTGATAGAGGAAGGACGGATCCACATTCACGCTGTCAATCATCTGGAGCATCTGGACGAACAGTGGATGAGCATGTCTCCACAGAGGGATGATCTCAAACTGCTCTGTGAACAGAAT GAGGAAGAAGTATCACCTCAGCTCCTCACCTTCCACGAGGCTGTGTCTCAGTTGGTGGAGATGGAGGACCAAGTAGTGGAAGACCACAGAGCTGTTTTTCAG GAGTCTTTCCGGTGGCTGGAAGATGAGAAGACACTCCTCGAAATGACAGAGGAGGTGGATTATGACGTTGAGTCCTACGCTACACAACTGGAGCAGATTTTAGACCAGAAGATAGAAATCCTCACTGAACTACGGG ACAAAGTGAAGTCATTCCGCTCTACGATGCAGAAAGAGGAACAGGCCAGTAAGCAAATCCACCTCAAGAGGCCACGTGTGCTCTAG